A stretch of Candidatus Firestonebacteria bacterium RIFOXYD2_FULL_39_29 DNA encodes these proteins:
- a CDS encoding peptide transporter, with protein MFKKEDELKVYRDLIKTPDSFEDGFNLKTILGVLFVALIMLPGSMYLGLVMGDSLGSAAQWVTIILFAEIAKRSYTSLRKQEIYLLYYVAGTMIAGEFGGLIWNQYFVQSQAAIGFGIADKIPHWIAPPADSEAILKRTFFHKDWIKPIALVIVSMVLYRISWFTFGYTLFRVTSDIEKLPFPMAPLAVQGATALAESTEKKETWRWRIFSIGAMIGVIFGAVYVGLPTVTNAMFNQTLQLLPVPFVDMTKNTESLLPATPTGITMNIGVILTGFILPFWLVVGTFIGVIIGFIANPMLYKAGILSRWRPGMDAIGTSFSNSLDFWLSFGIGIAFAVAAVGIYQIIKTVRSSRKEAALKGEIFGNAVPEGRGDFPIPLALGIFVFTTICTVIIGKLLIPGFPIFFFIFFGFIFTPINSYISARMIGMSGQWAGIPMVREATFILSGYKGADIWFAPIPIDNYGGYAQKFREIELTGTKITSIIKAEIFMVPLILVCSIVFWQFIWKLGPIPSAAYPYAQKMWELQALNSSVWISSTVSGNSLLLQVLKPMIMVAGFTSGIVAFLLITILGLPAMLFYGLIRGIGALPHLILPEIFGALLARFYFIKRFGKEQWMQYAPILAVGYAAGIGLIGMVCIAIALISKSVSPLPF; from the coding sequence ATGTTTAAAAAAGAAGATGAATTAAAAGTATACAGAGATCTTATTAAAACTCCTGATTCTTTTGAGGACGGTTTTAATCTTAAGACCATACTCGGTGTGCTTTTTGTGGCACTGATAATGCTCCCGGGTTCCATGTATCTTGGACTTGTAATGGGGGATTCTTTAGGTTCCGCCGCGCAATGGGTGACTATAATACTTTTTGCCGAAATAGCCAAGAGATCATATACTTCCCTTCGAAAGCAGGAAATATATCTTCTTTATTATGTTGCAGGTACAATGATTGCCGGTGAATTTGGCGGTTTGATCTGGAATCAGTATTTTGTACAGTCACAGGCAGCTATAGGATTTGGTATTGCCGATAAAATACCTCATTGGATAGCTCCTCCGGCAGATTCAGAAGCTATACTTAAACGGACTTTCTTTCATAAAGACTGGATAAAACCGATAGCTCTCGTTATAGTTAGTATGGTCCTTTATCGTATCAGCTGGTTTACCTTCGGATATACGCTTTTTCGCGTTACATCTGATATAGAGAAATTACCTTTCCCGATGGCTCCGCTTGCGGTTCAAGGCGCGACGGCCCTTGCGGAATCAACAGAAAAGAAGGAAACTTGGAGATGGAGAATATTTTCTATCGGGGCAATGATAGGCGTTATTTTTGGAGCGGTCTATGTTGGTCTTCCCACGGTTACAAATGCTATGTTCAATCAGACATTACAGCTCCTTCCAGTGCCATTTGTAGATATGACAAAGAATACTGAATCTCTTCTACCGGCAACACCTACCGGTATTACCATGAATATCGGAGTAATACTTACCGGTTTTATACTTCCGTTCTGGCTTGTTGTCGGAACTTTTATAGGTGTTATTATAGGTTTTATTGCAAATCCTATGCTTTATAAAGCAGGCATATTGAGCAGGTGGAGGCCGGGAATGGATGCTATCGGAACCTCTTTCTCAAACAGCCTGGACTTCTGGCTGAGTTTTGGTATCGGAATAGCCTTTGCCGTTGCGGCTGTTGGTATTTACCAGATAATTAAAACAGTAAGGTCCAGCAGAAAAGAAGCAGCCCTGAAAGGAGAAATTTTTGGAAATGCGGTTCCGGAAGGAAGGGGGGATTTTCCTATACCTCTTGCTCTGGGAATATTTGTGTTCACGACTATTTGCACTGTAATAATTGGTAAACTTCTCATTCCGGGCTTTCCCATATTTTTCTTTATCTTTTTTGGTTTTATTTTTACTCCGATTAATTCATATATCAGCGCCAGGATGATAGGTATGTCAGGACAATGGGCCGGTATCCCAATGGTTAGAGAAGCTACTTTTATCCTAAGCGGCTACAAGGGCGCGGACATCTGGTTCGCACCTATTCCTATAGACAACTATGGAGGGTATGCCCAGAAATTCAGAGAGATAGAATTAACCGGCACAAAGATAACCAGTATTATTAAAGCAGAGATATTTATGGTGCCGCTGATACTTGTGTGCAGTATAGTTTTCTGGCAGTTTATCTGGAAACTCGGTCCGATCCCTTCTGCTGCTTATCCGTACGCTCAGAAAATGTGGGAGCTTCAAGCGTTGAACTCTTCCGTTTGGATAAGTTCAACAGTATCAGGAAATTCGCTTTTACTTCAGGTTTTGAAACCTATGATCATGGTTGCCGGTTTTACATCGGGTATAGTTGCTTTCTTATTGATCACTATTCTTGGTCTTCCTGCCATGCTTTTTTACGGTTTGATAAGAGGAATTGGGGCGCTTCCTCACTTAATACTTCCGGAAATATTCGGAGCACTCCTGGCAAGATTTTACTTTATTAAAAGGTTTGGAAAAGAACAGTGGATGCAGTATGCTCCTATACTTGCCGTAGGTTATGCGGCAGGCATTGGTTTAATAGGTATGGTCTGTATAGCAATAGCTTTGATATCAAAATCCGTCAGCCCTCTGCCGTTTTAG